In Tepidamorphus gemmatus, the sequence TCTTCACCGGTCAGGAGGCAATCCGCCGGATGTCGCGCTCGGGCGGCGGCTCGATCATCAACATCGCCTCGGCAATCGCCTTCCACGTCTCGAAGACGCTCGGCGCCTATGCCGTGGCCAAGGCAGGCGTCGTGCAGCTGACGAAGGCGATGGCGCTGGAGACGGCATCGGCCGGCATCCGCGTCAACGCCATCTGTCCGGGCTACATCGAGACCGAGATCAACCGCGACTTCTTCGCGACCGAAGCCGGCAGGACGATGATCCAGCGGCATGTGCCGATGAAGCGGCTCGGCGACATCGGCGATCTCGACGGCACGCTGCTGCTGCTTGCGTCGAAGGCCGGCTCCTTCATCACCGGGGCGTCGATCGTCGTCGACGGCGGCCTGGTGCTGTAGCGGTGGTCGATTCGCGGAACCTCCGGCACTGATGACGGGTTGTTCAACCGGGGGGCAAGCGAAGGAGGCGATGGCCATGCCCGCCAAATCGAAAGCCCAGCAGAAGGCGGCCGGAGCGGCCCTGTCGGCCAAACGCGGCAACACCAAGGTGTCGGAGCTGAAGGGCGCTGCCAGGCAGATGTACGATTCGATGAGCGAGGCGCAGCTCGAGGACTTCGCCGGCACGCGCCGCAAGGGCAAGCCCGAGCACGTCGCCGCCCGGCGCTGACGCCCAGTCAGACACCGTGCCGGCGCGGCGCGGCCATGCCGCCGGCAGGATAGGTGGAGCGGTGCGGCTGCGCTAGAACTGAGTTCCCCCGCGACGGAGCCTGCCCCATGTCCCCCGCCGAACTCGGCTTCCGAATGCCCGCCGAATGGTCACCGCACCGGCGCACGTGGATGGCCTGGCCGGTCAGCAGCTACATGCCCGAAGGTTCCGAGGGAGCGGTCGGCGCATACCGCGCCTGGGCCGCCGTCGCCAACGCCATCGCCGCCTTCGAGCCTGTGATGATGGTGGTTCCGCCCGGCATGGAAGAGGCGGCCCGCGCCTATCTCGAGGCTGGTGTCGGTATCGCCGTGACGCCGATCACCGATTCGTGGATGCGTGACATGGGGCCGACCTTCCTCATCGGACCCGGCGGCCGGCTCGGCGCGGTGGACTGGACATTCAACGGCTGGGGCGGACGTACCTTTCCCGAATGCGCGGGCGATGCCCTGGTCGCGCGGGCGATCGCGGACATGGCCGGCGCCGAGCGGTTTGCCTCCAGGCTGGTCAACGAGGGCGGCGCCATCCATGTCGATGGCGAGGGGACCGTGCTGCTCACCGAATCCGTGCAGCTCAATCCCAACCGGAACCCAAACTGGACGAAGGCCGAGGTCGAGGCCGAGATACACGGGATGCTCGGCACCACCAAGGCGATCTGGCTGCCGAAGGGCCTCGGGTCGGACAGTGGCGATACCGGCACCGACGGTCATGTCGACACGCTCGCCTGCTTTCTGAAGCCAGGGCTCGTGCTCGCGCATCGCCAGCCTGATCCGGCCCATCCGGACTTCGAGACGGCGCGGGAGAACCTCGCCATCCTGAGGGCATCGCACGACGCTGCCGGGCGGCGGCTCGAGGTCATCGAGGTCGATGCGCCCGCGCCCAGGACGACGCCGGCCGGCGATCCGCTGTCCCTGACCTATGTCAATTTCTCGTTCGTCAATGGCGGCGTCGTGCTGTGCGGCTTCGACGATCCGCAGGACGAGGTGGTAGCCGGACTGTTTGCCCGCCTGTTTCCCGATCGGCGGATCGTCCAGGTGCCCGCGACGCGCATCTTCGAGGGCGGCGGGGGCATCCACTGCATCACCCAGCAAGAGCCGATGGCCGTTGCCGGATGAGCCCGGCCACCCGCCTGCTCGTCGCCGGCTGCCTCGCGATGGTGGTGGCGATGGGCATCGGTCGCTTCTACTACACGCCGATGCTGCCGCTGATGCAGCGCGAATACGGCTTCGACGCGGCCGTTGCTGGCCTGATCGCATCGGCGAATTTCGGCGGGTACCTGGTCGGCTCGATCGCGGCGTCGATGCTCGCTCCAGGCGTGACGCGGGTGTGGGTGTTCCGGCTGGCGCTGATCGGCAGCGTCGCCACGACGGCCGCGATGGGTCTGACCGACAGCACCCCGATGTGGATCGCCTTGCGCACCCTATCGGGCATCGCCAGCGCGCTGGCGATGATCGCAGGGGCAGGAATGGTTGCCGAGGCGCTGGCGAAGATCGAGGAGCCCGGACGGATCGGCTGGTACTTCGGCGGCGTCGGGCTGGGCATTCTCGTTTCGGGGATGCTGGCACAATTCGCCGGCGGCCTGAGCGCCGCGCAGATGTGGCTGCTGGCCGGTGGCATCGGCGTGCTTCTGCTTCCCTTCATCTTCCGCGAACTCATCGAGCGGGAGCTGGAGCCGCGGCCGCACCGGGCCAGTGCCGGCCGGCGACGGCCCAGGCCGCTCAGGCTGTGGCCGCTGTTCGTCAATTATACCTGCGAGGGGCTGGGCTATTCCGTCTTTGCGACCTTCATCGTGGCGATCGTCAAGGCGAGGCCGCAGACCGAGGCGATCGGCGACTGGGTCTGGGTCGTGGTCGGCCTGGCGGGGCTGCCGAGCACGGTGCTGTGGACGGCTTTGGCCGAACGCTTCGGCTTCGCGGTGTCGCTGATCCTCGCCTATGTCGTGCAGATCGCCGGCGTGCTGCTCCCTGCGGCGAGCGGATCCGGACTGGCGGCGCTTGCGGCCGCAGTGATGTTCGGCGGCACGTTCCTGTCGATCACGGCCCTGACATTGCCGCTCGGTCGCCATGGTGCGGGCGGACGGGGCTTCGCGGTGCTGACGGCAGGCTTCGGCGCGGGGCAGATGCTCGGGCCGGTCATCGCCGGCTACATGGTGACGCTCGGCTATGGCTTCCGGGCTGCGCTCTACGGATCGGCAGCCGTACTCGCCTTCGGCCTTGCCGTGCTCATATATGGCGTCGTCACACGAACCGAGGCGCCGGGCGCGGTGGCGACCTGACCCGCCCGACCTGGAGGATGCCATGAGGACCGTCACCGTCGCCGCTACCCAGATGGCCTGCACCGACGTCATTGAGGAGAACGTCGCGCGCGCGGAGACCCTGATCCGCGAGGCAGCGTCGCGGGGCGCCAACATCATCCTGATCCAGGAGCTGTTCGAGGGCCCGTATTTCTGCCAGGACGAACTGCCCGAGCACTTCTCCCGGGCACGCCCTGCCGAGGGCCATCCGACCATACGGCGCTTCCAGGAACTTGCCGCCGAGCTCGATGTCGTGCTGCCGGTCAGCTTCTTCGAGCGCGCCAACGCCGCGCACTACAACGCGCTGGCGATGGTCGATGCGGGCGGGGCGCTGCTCGGCCTCTATCGCAAGTCGCACATCCCGCAGGGGCCGGGCTACGAGGAGAAGTACTACTTCAACCCCGGGGATACCGGATTCCGGGTCTGGGACACGAAATTCGGACGGATCGGCGCCGGCATCTGCTGGGACCAGTGGTTCCCCGAGTGTGCCCGGTCGATGGCGCTGATGGGCGCCGAGATCCTGCTCTATCCGACCGCGATCGGTTCGGAGCCGATCGATCCGGACTGGGATTCGATGCCGCACTGGCAGACCGTGATGTGCGGGCACGCCGGCGCGAACCTGATGCCACTCGTCGCCTCGAACCGGATCGGTACCGAGGCGGGACGCAAGGGAACCGCGATAACGTTCTACGGCTCGTCCTTCATCGCGGACTGGACGGGGCAGAAGGTGGCCGAGGCCGACCGCACCAGCGAGACCGTGCTGACGGCGAGCTTCGATCTCGACGACATCGCAGGCAGGCGTGCCGCCTGGGGCATCTTCCGCGACCGGCGACCGGACCTCTATGGACCGCTGATGACGCTCGACGGGCGTTAGCGACAGCGGACGCGGCAACCGGTGCGCCGGCGCCTCCTGCGAACCGTGGTCCCGACCGTGGTCGCACGTGGCCGGCGTGCTATGGTCGTGGCCACTGCATACGTCGAGCGATCTTTATAAGTCAGTCATACTGACCTATCATGGCCATTGCCCCATCCCGACCGGCCGCAGAACGCCGGCGGCAGGACTGCCGGGAGGAAATGCGATGACGCTGAAATCCGTCACCCTCGACGA encodes:
- a CDS encoding SDR family NAD(P)-dependent oxidoreductase, whose translation is MTTAMTSAALFDLTGRTALVTGASSGLGWRFAKVLAANGANVGIAARRTDRLAALKAEIEADGGRACAVALDVTDLSSIAPAFDAVEAAFGPVDILVSNAGVAVEAMLADMTAEQWRKVLDTDLDGVFFTGQEAIRRMSRSGGGSIINIASAIAFHVSKTLGAYAVAKAGVVQLTKAMALETASAGIRVNAICPGYIETEINRDFFATEAGRTMIQRHVPMKRLGDIGDLDGTLLLLASKAGSFITGASIVVDGGLVL
- a CDS encoding DUF3008 family protein, which codes for MPAKSKAQQKAAGAALSAKRGNTKVSELKGAARQMYDSMSEAQLEDFAGTRRKGKPEHVAARR
- a CDS encoding agmatine deiminase family protein, with protein sequence MSPAELGFRMPAEWSPHRRTWMAWPVSSYMPEGSEGAVGAYRAWAAVANAIAAFEPVMMVVPPGMEEAARAYLEAGVGIAVTPITDSWMRDMGPTFLIGPGGRLGAVDWTFNGWGGRTFPECAGDALVARAIADMAGAERFASRLVNEGGAIHVDGEGTVLLTESVQLNPNRNPNWTKAEVEAEIHGMLGTTKAIWLPKGLGSDSGDTGTDGHVDTLACFLKPGLVLAHRQPDPAHPDFETARENLAILRASHDAAGRRLEVIEVDAPAPRTTPAGDPLSLTYVNFSFVNGGVVLCGFDDPQDEVVAGLFARLFPDRRIVQVPATRIFEGGGGIHCITQQEPMAVAG
- a CDS encoding YbfB/YjiJ family MFS transporter; protein product: MSPATRLLVAGCLAMVVAMGIGRFYYTPMLPLMQREYGFDAAVAGLIASANFGGYLVGSIAASMLAPGVTRVWVFRLALIGSVATTAAMGLTDSTPMWIALRTLSGIASALAMIAGAGMVAEALAKIEEPGRIGWYFGGVGLGILVSGMLAQFAGGLSAAQMWLLAGGIGVLLLPFIFRELIERELEPRPHRASAGRRRPRPLRLWPLFVNYTCEGLGYSVFATFIVAIVKARPQTEAIGDWVWVVVGLAGLPSTVLWTALAERFGFAVSLILAYVVQIAGVLLPAASGSGLAALAAAVMFGGTFLSITALTLPLGRHGAGGRGFAVLTAGFGAGQMLGPVIAGYMVTLGYGFRAALYGSAAVLAFGLAVLIYGVVTRTEAPGAVAT
- the aguB gene encoding N-carbamoylputrescine amidase, yielding MRTVTVAATQMACTDVIEENVARAETLIREAASRGANIILIQELFEGPYFCQDELPEHFSRARPAEGHPTIRRFQELAAELDVVLPVSFFERANAAHYNALAMVDAGGALLGLYRKSHIPQGPGYEEKYYFNPGDTGFRVWDTKFGRIGAGICWDQWFPECARSMALMGAEILLYPTAIGSEPIDPDWDSMPHWQTVMCGHAGANLMPLVASNRIGTEAGRKGTAITFYGSSFIADWTGQKVAEADRTSETVLTASFDLDDIAGRRAAWGIFRDRRPDLYGPLMTLDGR